A genomic window from Gammaproteobacteria bacterium includes:
- a CDS encoding AraC family transcriptional regulator yields MTTTQCISCGMPMSKPEDHAVGDPTKDYCLHCARPDGTMRSRQETREGWTAFMVKTQGIDETAARQAVEEMMARLPAWKEN; encoded by the coding sequence ATGACGACGACCCAATGCATCTCGTGTGGCATGCCGATGAGCAAGCCCGAGGACCACGCCGTAGGCGACCCGACCAAGGACTACTGCCTGCACTGCGCTCGCCCCGACGGCACGATGCGGTCGCGACAGGAGACCCGCGAGGGTTGGACCGCCTTCATGGTGAAGACCCAGGGCATCGACGAGACCGCCGCCCGCCAGGCGGTGGAGGAGATGATGGCCAGGTTGCCGGCCTGGAAGGAGAACTGA
- a CDS encoding MFS transporter — MDRPEASSLGSGWIVPLSATVMVGFGVILYGFSVYVTDHAAGGEFSKTVLSVAYGGSVFVGGLLALPVGRYADRHGVRAVVGVGALLGSLGLIAFSISTQAWQVIVAWWLLIGPAQAMIYYEPAYVAINQWTLARNRARVLATVTLIGGLAGIVFIPLAERLVTLLGWRPAVLVLALTLLTVGEATALFALPRRSRDAGEAATASEMGISISGLFRDRRFVLYTVAMAVTFMAAQGVIAHRLTRFEEVGFSLATVALWAAIASAMSLPGRWIAPMLAARFGATRVQAGVTLIVALGVLLMVNGTQSWQMVGHFSLFGLAFGGLLPLRAMVMADWYSGPAYGRIMGTQWTIAVLVGASGPALVGVLRDITGDYQSAIVVLTALLLVGMVAIVASGRAQPGSTSTQGHVS, encoded by the coding sequence ATGGATCGCCCGGAAGCGTCATCTCTCGGATCGGGTTGGATCGTGCCGCTGTCGGCCACCGTGATGGTCGGATTCGGTGTGATCCTCTACGGATTCTCCGTCTATGTCACCGATCATGCGGCAGGAGGGGAGTTCTCGAAAACCGTTCTGTCGGTCGCGTACGGAGGTTCGGTGTTCGTGGGTGGTCTCCTCGCTCTCCCGGTGGGGCGGTATGCCGACAGGCACGGAGTACGGGCGGTGGTCGGTGTGGGAGCGCTACTCGGTTCCCTGGGTCTGATCGCCTTCTCGATCTCGACCCAGGCATGGCAGGTCATCGTCGCCTGGTGGCTGCTCATCGGACCTGCCCAAGCCATGATCTATTACGAACCGGCCTATGTCGCCATCAACCAGTGGACCCTTGCCCGCAACCGTGCCCGCGTGCTGGCCACCGTCACGCTGATCGGAGGTCTGGCCGGTATCGTGTTCATCCCACTCGCCGAGCGACTGGTGACTCTCCTGGGATGGCGGCCGGCGGTTCTCGTGCTGGCGTTGACGCTGCTCACCGTTGGTGAAGCTACCGCCCTGTTTGCCCTGCCACGACGGAGCCGCGATGCCGGTGAGGCTGCGACAGCGTCCGAGATGGGAATCTCGATCTCGGGCCTTTTTCGGGATCGTAGGTTCGTGCTGTACACGGTGGCGATGGCGGTCACCTTCATGGCCGCCCAGGGGGTCATCGCCCATCGTTTGACCCGTTTCGAAGAGGTCGGCTTCTCTCTGGCAACGGTTGCATTGTGGGCGGCCATCGCTTCGGCGATGAGCCTGCCCGGCCGTTGGATAGCCCCCATGCTGGCGGCACGGTTCGGAGCGACACGGGTCCAGGCAGGTGTCACCCTGATCGTGGCGCTCGGTGTCTTGTTGATGGTGAACGGCACACAGTCGTGGCAGATGGTCGGCCATTTCTCGTTGTTCGGCCTGGCATTCGGTGGGCTTCTCCCACTGCGTGCCATGGTCATGGCCGATTGGTACTCGGGACCCGCCTACGGACGGATCATGGGCACCCAATGGACCATTGCCGTCCTGGTCGGCGCGAGCGGCCCCGCCCTCGTCGGTGTGTTGCGCGACATCACGGGTGATTACCAATCGGCGATCGTGGTGCTCACGGCGCTGCTTCTGGTAGGGATGGTGGCAATCGTGGCCAGCGGCCGGGCGCAACCCGGTAGCACAAGCACACAAGGCCATGTTTCGTAG
- a CDS encoding acetate--CoA ligase — MENDQVAQESQVSESQIAVHWREEEYYYPPAKFIAQANGADPAIFERFGEEHFPECFKEYADLLTWDTYWHTTLDTSDAPLWKWFTGGKLNASYNCVDRHLATSRNKAAFIWVPEPETEETNVITYQELYKRINEFAALLRGFADVKVGDRVTFHLPMVPELPVSMLACARLGVIHSEVFGGFSGEACGERIADSESHILVTMDGYYRNGELIDHKVKADEAVAAARERGVEVDKVLVWRRHPGQYASKSPMVEGRDFFVDQLLQDYRGKVIDPVSMPAEAPLFLMYTSGTTARPKGCQHSTGGYLSYVAGTSKYYQDIHPEDTYWCFADIGWITGHSYIVYGPLALGTTSVLYEGAPAYPDAGRPWRIAERLGVNIFHTAPTTIRMLRKLGPEEPKKYDYHFKHMTTVGEPIEPDVWRWYHDVVGKGEAVIVDTWWQTENGGFLGSTLPALQPMKPGSCGPGVLGIYPVIYDDDDNAVEAGSGRAGNICIRNPWPGIFQTIWRQPDRFVETYYERYCRDKDSKDWRDWPYLAGDAAVQAADGYFRILGRIDDVINVAGHRLGTKELESASMTVEEIGEAAAVPVMDEIRGRAVEMYISLRPGLTPSKDIEAKVAKAIETKIGKIARPKNVWIVPDMPKTRSGKIMRRVIAGISNFADVGDTTTLSNPEVVEDIRHHVQSEKLARGEVPRELSVQEVEEIKAFGHAE, encoded by the coding sequence ATGGAAAACGATCAGGTCGCCCAGGAATCGCAGGTCTCGGAGTCACAAATCGCCGTTCATTGGCGCGAGGAGGAGTACTACTACCCTCCCGCGAAGTTCATCGCTCAAGCGAACGGCGCCGATCCTGCAATCTTCGAGCGATTCGGCGAGGAGCACTTTCCCGAGTGTTTCAAGGAATACGCCGACCTGCTCACCTGGGACACCTACTGGCACACGACGCTGGACACCAGCGACGCGCCGCTTTGGAAGTGGTTCACCGGTGGGAAGCTGAACGCCTCCTACAACTGTGTCGACCGCCACCTGGCGACCAGTCGCAACAAGGCGGCCTTCATCTGGGTGCCCGAGCCAGAGACCGAAGAAACCAACGTGATCACCTACCAGGAGCTCTACAAGCGCATCAACGAGTTCGCCGCTCTCCTGCGCGGCTTCGCTGATGTCAAGGTCGGTGACCGGGTGACGTTCCACCTGCCGATGGTCCCCGAGTTGCCCGTCTCCATGCTCGCCTGCGCCCGTCTCGGCGTCATCCATTCCGAAGTCTTTGGCGGATTCAGCGGCGAGGCCTGTGGAGAGCGTATCGCCGACTCGGAGAGCCACATCCTGGTGACAATGGACGGCTACTACCGCAATGGTGAGCTGATCGACCACAAGGTCAAAGCCGACGAGGCGGTGGCAGCGGCCCGCGAACGCGGTGTCGAAGTCGACAAGGTGCTGGTCTGGCGGCGACATCCCGGCCAGTACGCGTCGAAGAGCCCTATGGTCGAGGGGCGAGACTTCTTCGTCGACCAACTCCTACAGGACTACCGAGGGAAGGTGATCGACCCGGTCTCGATGCCGGCAGAAGCCCCGCTATTCCTCATGTACACGAGCGGCACCACGGCGCGGCCCAAGGGGTGCCAGCACAGCACTGGCGGTTACCTGTCCTACGTCGCCGGCACGTCGAAGTACTACCAGGACATCCACCCCGAGGACACCTACTGGTGCTTTGCGGACATCGGGTGGATCACCGGTCACTCCTACATCGTTTATGGCCCTCTGGCGCTCGGGACGACAAGCGTGCTGTACGAGGGAGCCCCTGCGTATCCGGACGCGGGTCGGCCCTGGCGGATCGCCGAGCGGCTCGGCGTGAACATCTTTCACACCGCCCCAACGACGATCCGGATGCTGCGCAAGCTCGGCCCGGAGGAACCGAAGAAATACGACTACCACTTCAAGCACATGACGACGGTGGGTGAGCCGATCGAGCCCGATGTCTGGCGCTGGTACCACGATGTCGTCGGCAAAGGCGAAGCGGTCATCGTCGACACCTGGTGGCAGACCGAGAACGGCGGCTTCCTCGGCAGCACCCTGCCTGCCCTCCAGCCGATGAAGCCTGGCAGCTGCGGCCCTGGAGTCCTCGGGATCTACCCCGTGATCTACGACGACGACGACAACGCAGTCGAGGCCGGAAGCGGCCGGGCCGGGAACATCTGCATCCGCAACCCGTGGCCCGGCATCTTCCAGACGATCTGGAGACAACCCGACCGATTCGTCGAGACCTACTACGAGAGGTACTGCCGGGACAAAGACAGCAAGGACTGGCGCGACTGGCCGTATCTGGCCGGCGACGCCGCCGTCCAAGCAGCCGACGGCTACTTCCGGATCCTTGGCCGAATTGACGACGTCATCAACGTCGCGGGACACCGGCTGGGGACCAAAGAGCTCGAGTCGGCGAGCATGACCGTCGAGGAGATCGGCGAGGCGGCCGCCGTCCCGGTGATGGATGAGATCCGCGGCCGGGCCGTGGAAATGTACATCTCGTTGAGACCGGGGCTCACTCCGAGCAAAGACATAGAGGCCAAGGTAGCCAAGGCGATTGAGACCAAGATCGGAAAGATCGCGCGACCGAAGAACGTCTGGATAGTCCCGGACATGCCCAAGACCCGCTCCGGAAAGATCATGCGCAGGGTTATCGCTGGAATCTCCAATTTCGCCGATGTCGGGGATACGACAACGTTGTCGAACCCCGAGGTCGTCGAGGACATCCGCCACCATGTCCAGAGTGAGAAGCTGGCCCGTGGCGAGGTTCCGCGCGAGCTGTCGGTGCAGGAAGTAGAAGAGATCAAGGCGTTCGGTCACGCCGAGTAG
- a CDS encoding TetR family transcriptional regulator has product MDGQAGTRSERKQQTRLLLIETAHDLMAEKGIIATRTIDVAERAGVAHGTVFVHFSTREDLIAAVVGVYAGRIAKRSHELAGEGTTVRDVLTAHLAGLAEDEAFYSRLVMEGPLLPPYARATLLGMQSAISAHLANVAEQEMAAGEIRRMPISLLFNTWLGLVHHYLGGRDLFAPGQSVVERWGPTLLDHYLGLLRPDGEGGEV; this is encoded by the coding sequence ATGGACGGCCAGGCCGGTACCCGTAGCGAGAGGAAACAGCAGACTCGGTTGTTGCTGATCGAGACGGCCCATGATCTGATGGCCGAGAAGGGCATCATCGCCACCCGCACAATCGATGTGGCGGAACGAGCCGGGGTGGCCCACGGGACGGTGTTCGTGCACTTCTCGACCAGGGAGGACCTGATCGCGGCGGTCGTGGGCGTGTATGCGGGACGGATCGCCAAACGTTCGCACGAGTTGGCCGGCGAGGGAACCACGGTACGCGATGTGCTGACCGCTCACCTCGCGGGACTCGCCGAGGACGAGGCCTTCTATTCCCGTTTGGTGATGGAGGGCCCGCTCCTGCCGCCCTATGCCCGCGCCACGCTGCTGGGAATGCAATCGGCGATCTCTGCCCACCTGGCCAACGTGGCGGAACAGGAGATGGCAGCCGGTGAGATCCGGCGCATGCCTATCTCCCTGCTGTTCAACACTTGGCTGGGTCTTGTCCACCACTACCTCGGAGGCCGGGACCTGTTCGCCCCCGGGCAGTCGGTCGTGGAGCGGTGGGGCCCGACGTTGCTGGATCACTACTTGGGGCTGCTACGTCCCGACGGAGAAGGAGGAGAAGTATGA